TTGAGATAGCAGCAGACATCCACCAGCGGCTCGGACAGGCCGGGGCCGACCGCATCAAGCGCCCGGTAGAAACGCTGGCGGGCGGCCATGGCGCGGTCGGTGATCTCGATGCCCGCCGGGCCGCTGCCCCGGGCGCTGCGGCTCCCGCCATGCTGGGCGTCGAGACTGGCCGTGAGGCGCGGGGTCATCTGGGCGAGGGTGAAATCGGCCCGCAGCTTTTCACCGGCGTCGAACTGCGGCTGGGAGATCAGCGGGCGGCCGTGGCTGCCCTTGCGGCGGCGCAGCCAGCCGAGCGGTGTTTCCGCCAGATTGACGCGCATGGGGGCCAGGTCGGTTGCCGTCCCATGGCCGCGCCCGTCGATCATCCGCGTTCCGTCGATCTGGTGCTGACCGCGAAACGGGTCAGCGGCGGCCTGGCGGCGGCGCAGCCAGGCATGGCCGGTTTCCGACAGGGCATAGGCCCCGTCCACCGTCCCGGTTACCAGCCCCTCCGCCGCCCAGGCCGCCACGACCGGAGCTGCGGCCTTGTGGCGGGCGCGCGGGGCTCGGGCTGGGGTCGTGGTCACGGCGAACCAGCTGCCGTCGGGCACCGGGATCAGACGGGCATCTGGGGTGCGGGCCAGCCGGGGCAGCAGCCGTGCCGCTTCCCGCTCCCAATGCTGCCTGCTGACATGCGGCGGCCGGGCTGTGGCCGCACCTGTGGCCCGTCGTGTGGCCGAGACGGGGGTGACCCAGGCGTTGTCATCCGCCATGGGCGCTGCCCTCCTGCCGCGGGGCGTTGGTGCGCGTCATCTGGGTGGCGGCGCGCAGCTGCCATTCGAGGCGGGTCAGAAGGGCGTCGAAGGACACGTCCTCGCGCCGCCATTCCACCTGTTCGCAGGCATGGGCGACCGTGGACCGATCGCGACCGAATTCGCGGCCGACGGCGGTGAAGGACATGCCGAAGACCACATGGGCGAGATACATGGCGGCCTGCCGGGCCTCGCAGATATCCGCCACGCCGCGGCTGGCCCGGCGCAGGTCCTCCACCGGCACCCCCAGTTCATGGGCGACAAACACTCGCGAAAGTTGTGCGAATAGCCTATTTTTCGGGCTGGCCTTGGCCGCGCGGCGGCGTGCGACCGCTGTATCAATGAGGTCAATTACGTTCGGCATTGAGATTATCCCCGACATCCGATAGGAACATAATACGAACCTGAGGCTCTGATTGCGATATTTTTACGTATTACGTAAATACCGGGGATAAGTATTCGACCGCCCCGCTCCCGGACCGGTGACATCCGCGGGCGGCTTTCACGATTGTCCGCCCCTTCCGGGCGGTCTTGGATCGCCCGCCCAAAGGGGCGGCTGTTGGCCCCATGGGGCAGGCAACGGGGGAAACCGCCATGCAGACACGGATCCGGCATTACCGGAAACTGCGCGGGCTGACATTGCAGCAATTGGCGGAACGCGTGGGCACCACCGCGCAGACCGTGTCACGGCTGGAGACCGGCAACATGACCGTCTCCATGGACTGGCTGCAGCGGTTCGCCGACATTTTCGAGCTGCATGTCGCCGACCTCATCGAAGGCGGGCGCGGGCGGGAGATCGACCTTTTGGGCACGCTGGCCGGGGACGGCGCGGTGCTGTCGAACGGCGACGCGGACGGCACCTCCATCACCCTCGATGTGCCGGCGGACCGCCCCGTAGCGGTGCGGCTGGCTGCGCGGGTCGGCCGCTACGAGGCCGGGGACATCCTGATCGGCAACCGGCTGGAAGGCGCGGACCTTGCCGGCACCCACGGGCAGGACTGCCTGGTGCCCGGCGAAGGACACACGCTGTATCTCAGGCGGCTGGCGCGGGAGACCGACGGAACCTTCACGCTGATGCCGCTGGACTCGGGCGGGGATATCCGCTTCGGCGTGGCGCTCGACTGGGCAGCGCGCATCGTCATGCGCGTGTCGTATTTCCGGGACGCGCGCTAGCGGGCCTCTTCGTCCGTATCCGGTGCAATGCAGATGCCCGACCATGTGCCGCCATCGCGTTCACTGGCCGGAGACAGGCCCCAGCTTCCCCGGAATACCCCGTCACCGCGCAGGGTGAGCCGCGTGCCGCCCCCGCTGATCTCACTGTGCCAGGCCCCCACCAACTGGCCGTTGCGAATGCGGCCGCGCAGGAAACCGGGCCACACATCCGGTCGCCGCCGATAGGTGCCTGTGACGCTGCCATCCTCGCGGGCGACGGTTACCAGGCGGCCGAACTCCGTTTGCCACACGCCCGTCCACCCCTCGCAACGCGCGGGCTCACCGTCGGATACCTGCACCGGATAGGACGCAAGCCGCCGCCCCCCTGCCCCTTCGCCCGCCACCACCATGGCGCGATAGGCGCCCGGTGCCGGTGCAGCAAAATCCTGACTGTCTTCGCTGCGCCCATCGTGGCGGCGGTGGGTCAATGCCTCCGCGCGCCCGGTACCCAGCTTCCCGGCAACCGCGAAGGGAGAGCGGCCGCGCACATCCGCGTAAGGCAGCAACGCCACATGGCCGCCCCCGGCGAGACACCTGTTGCCATTGGCGGTGACGCTGATGGCGATGATCTCCCCGGTGCGGAAGCTGTCGCGGGACAGGGCGATGCCCGGTTCCGGCGCTTCGGCGGCGCGGGCGGCTTCTGCCTGTTCGGCGGTCACGGGCGCTTCTTCTCCAAGGGCACGGGCGATTTCCAGTGCGCGCGAGCCGGTTGGCTGATCGAGCAGCAGACGCGCGCGGCTCACGCCCCGGTCAAAGGCTGCATCCACCGGACAGCCCGCCCGCACCGAGCACGAAGCGGCCCGGTTCATCGCCGCCTGCAGGCGCACCCGCACACGCTGCACATCCAATGACGGCAGGTGACAGGCCCGTGCGGCCGGACCTTGTGCATGTGCCTGTGCCTGTGTCTTGGCGCTGCGATCAAGGCGCATGGCTGCCGTCAGGGCCGCCCGCAGCTTGCCGGCGGCCTGCGACCAGCGGGCGGGAATATGGGCATTGGTGCCGAGCCGCATGGTGGTAAGCGCGTCGCGCATGCCCGCCAGCGCCAGCCGCGCGGCCAGATGCCGCCAGCCGGTGCCCGGTGCCTCGCCGCTGACCAGGCCGCCATCGGCCGGATCACGGGTCAGCCGTGCCTCGAGCGCCGCCAGCCGCGCGGCCAGTGCCTGGGTTTTTTCCGCGTCGAGGCCGGATGAGGTAAGGCTGCCGGGAAGCTCCGAGAGCGCGGCCAGCACCTCAGCAGCCACGGGTGCCTCCGGTTGCGCCTGACCATCCTCCGGCATATCGGCAATGGGTGACGTTTCTTCCGTATTCGGATCACCTGTAGGTGCCGTGTTGCCGCCGAGCAGGGCCGACAGGAGCGTGTCGGTGAAGGCGGCCTGCTCAAGCATATGCGCCCGCGCCCCGCACTCGGCATCCGGGCAGGCCAGCAGGGCGCAGGTCTGGGCGTCCTGCCCCATGGCCGCCGCCAATGCATTTACCGGAGCCAGCAGCTCTGTCCATCGCTGCTCCGGCACCGTGCCATCGCAGCCCCCGGCGGACCTCTCCGCCGCACCTGCCCCGCCGGTGCTGACCGGGGTGGCGGGATGGGGCATGCGGCACACGCCTTCCTCGCTACACTGGGCGGCGGCGTCCCGGGCGGCATCTGCCAGCAGCCGGATACCGTCGGCGACCACGACAAGGCGGGCGCGGGCTTCGCTGGTTGTCGCGGCCGCATTGCGTGCAGCGCTGGCATAACGCTCCGCCTTCCGGTCCAGCCGTTCCGCCAGCCCGGAGATGAGACCGCAGGCCTCGCAAGGCTCTTTTGATGTCTCTGATTGAAGCTGGGACTGAACCTGGGCCTGCCCCTCAGTCTGGGCGAGCCCCGTGCTTGGGCCCGCAATGCCCACCGCCACGCAGATAATCCCGCCTGCCACAAGAGGGCGGAAGGCGGAAGCGGCTCGTCGAATCAGGTTTGGGATCAGGCGCATCGGGCCTATATTGCAGAGCAACATGGCGGATGTGTATGGTCGAATGCACATCCGTGACTGGCCCCGCGCCAGGACTTGAAAGGGCGTTCCATGGCTACCGAAACGGCAAACGACACCACACGCGCTGCGGGCGCGGCATCGGGCAAGACCACCGCCCGCAAGAGTGCTGCAAAAAAGACCGCCGCAAAGAAGGCCGTTTCGAAGAAGGCGCCTGCCAAGAAGGCCGCCACCAAGAAGACGGCCACCAAAAAAACGGCAGCAAAGAAGACCACCGCCAAAAAACCTGCGGCTCGCAAGACCACGGCCCGCAAGTCAGCGACGCGCAAGGCCGCTGCCAAGCCGTCCCTCAAGACTCAGGCAGGCAAGACGACACCGGGCAAGACGGGGGCGGGCAAGAAGACAACGGGCGATGGTGCCGCACGCTCCAAGCCGCGTGCCGTGGCGCAGCCGGTCATCCGCCGCATCTGGCCGCTGGAAGCGGATTCTTTCCGCCGCCATCTGTGCCGCCTGAGCCGTGAAGACCGCATCCTGCGGTTCGGCCGTCCGGTCACCAACCGCTACATCCAGTCCTATGTGGACCGCATCGACTGGTTCCGGGACATCGTCATCGGGGCCGTGGTGGACGGGAACATCAAGGCCAGCGGCATTCTCACGCCCATCGGCTGGCGCCTGCCGCTCGAAGGCTCCGCCGCCGTGGCAGTTGAAAGCGAAATGCAGGGCTACGGCCTCGGCTCGGAGCTTACCAAGCGCCTGCTGACCATCGGCCGCAACCGCTTCATGAGCCGGGTTTACATGCTGTGCCTCGTCAAGAACGAGCGCATGTACAAGATCGCCGAGAAGTATGGCGGCGTGGTGGACAAGTTCCGCGACGAGACCGTGGAAGCCCAGTTCGACCTGTCGCGCCCGACGGCGGCCACGATGACGCGGGAAGCAGTGTCCGAAGGGCTGGCACTGGGCCGTACGGTGATGGGCCGTGTACCGGTGATCGGTGCGCTGGCCAACGGCACCCACGCCGCCTGAGGCGGGCGCGGGCGTCTTTCCCGCTTTACTGATCTGCCTTCTTGGGCTGGCCGGAGAACCGCTCCGGCCGCAGGACCTGTGCATCCGTTACCGACACCACGCCGGGATAGCGCGCGAACAGGGTGCTGATCTCTTCCAGCACGGCTTCAGCGGCAGCAGCATCCATGATGGCCAGAACCACCACGTGCTCGTCGGCGCCGGTGAGCTGATCCTCGCGCCAAATGCCGGAGGTGCCGGTGCCGCCCGCTGTTTTCATCGCAGTCCAGCCGGTGACCCCTGCTGTCTCGAATAGCTTGGCGAAGATCTGCAAATGCGGCCGGGCGATGATCAGCTCCAGGCGCTTGCACAGGGTGGTCGAAACAGCCATGCGGAAATCCTCCCTCTAACGCCCTAGCCTGCCAGCATCTGCGCCACCGCTGCATAAAGCGGGATGCCGATGACCAGGTTGAACGGAAATGTAATCGCCATCGACAGGGTGAGATAGATGGCGGCATTGGCTTCCGGCAGCGCCATGCGCATGGCGGCGGGCACGGCAATGTAAGACGCGCTGGCGCTGAGCACAGTCAGCAGGGCCACGCTGCCCACATCGAGCCCGATGAGGGTGCCGGTGACGACACCGAGGCTGGCGGCGATGAGCGGCATGTAAATGCCGAAGGCGGCAAGCGGCAGGGTCAGGCCCGCGCTCTCCCGCAGGCGCCGGGCCGCGAGCAGACCCATATCCAGCAAAAACAGGCAGAGAATGCCCTTGAAGGGCGCGTCGACGAAGGGGCCGATCGCCACCATGCCCTTGGGCCCGGTAATGATGCCGATGAAGAACGCGCCGAGCAGGAGTACCACGCTGCCATTGAGGAAAACTTCCCGGGCCAATGTGCCCCAGGGTGTTTCATGGGCTGTTTCATGGCGCGCGGCGGCATCACCCTCTCCGGCCGGGGTGCTTACCCGCGCCAGCAGCAGGCCCGCGATGATCGCCGGCGTTTCCATCAGCGCCATGACGGCCACCATGTAGCCGTCAAAGACGAGGCCCATCGCCTTCACCACTTCGGTTGCGGCCACGAAGGTCACGACGCTGATCGAGCCGTAATGAGCGGCGACGGCGGCGCGGGTTGCGTGGTCGAGGTCCGTGGTCAGGCGCAGCAGGGTGTGGGCAAGGACGGGAATGGCAAAGCCCAGGGCAATGCCTGCAAGGGATGTGACCAGCAACTGGGTGCTCAGCCCCGCTTCCGCCACCGACACGCCGCCCTTGAAGCCGATCGCCAGCATGAGATAGAGCGCCAGCCCCTTGCCCACCGCTTCCGGCACCGACAGTTCCGAGCGCGCCAGCGCTGCGAGGAACCCCAGGGCGAAGAAAAGCACCATGGGGGATGCCAGGTTGGTGAAAGCGATCGACAGCGTGTCTGCCATGGGCGGTTAACTCCGTCCGGGTGCCGGCACAACGCACCGGCACATCAGATTGGGTATGGCGGGGCCGGAAATGGCTCCGAATTGACTTGGCCCCTTTGACTGGGGCCAATTGCCGTTCATAACAGGTGCAGGACGGAAGGACGCCTGCAAAATTC
The sequence above is drawn from the Pyruvatibacter mobilis genome and encodes:
- a CDS encoding DUF6456 domain-containing protein, which encodes MADDNAWVTPVSATRRATGAATARPPHVSRQHWEREAARLLPRLARTPDARLIPVPDGSWFAVTTTPARAPRARHKAAAPVVAAWAAEGLVTGTVDGAYALSETGHAWLRRRQAAADPFRGQHQIDGTRMIDGRGHGTATDLAPMRVNLAETPLGWLRRRKGSHGRPLISQPQFDAGEKLRADFTLAQMTPRLTASLDAQHGGSRSARGSGPAGIEITDRAMAARQRFYRALDAVGPGLSEPLVDVCCYLNGLEDAERRMGWPQRAGKVVLAIALERLADHYGLLGSAGPASRRRHLWRADDANGTEEGEPADEAAAPGRT
- a CDS encoding helix-turn-helix domain-containing protein gives rise to the protein MPNVIDLIDTAVARRRAAKASPKNRLFAQLSRVFVAHELGVPVEDLRRASRGVADICEARQAAMYLAHVVFGMSFTAVGREFGRDRSTVAHACEQVEWRREDVSFDALLTRLEWQLRAATQMTRTNAPRQEGSAHGG
- a CDS encoding helix-turn-helix domain-containing protein; translation: MQTRIRHYRKLRGLTLQQLAERVGTTAQTVSRLETGNMTVSMDWLQRFADIFELHVADLIEGGRGREIDLLGTLAGDGAVLSNGDADGTSITLDVPADRPVAVRLAARVGRYEAGDILIGNRLEGADLAGTHGQDCLVPGEGHTLYLRRLARETDGTFTLMPLDSGGDIRFGVALDWAARIVMRVSYFRDAR
- a CDS encoding GNAT family N-acetyltransferase: MATETANDTTRAAGAASGKTTARKSAAKKTAAKKAVSKKAPAKKAATKKTATKKTAAKKTTAKKPAARKTTARKSATRKAAAKPSLKTQAGKTTPGKTGAGKKTTGDGAARSKPRAVAQPVIRRIWPLEADSFRRHLCRLSREDRILRFGRPVTNRYIQSYVDRIDWFRDIVIGAVVDGNIKASGILTPIGWRLPLEGSAAVAVESEMQGYGLGSELTKRLLTIGRNRFMSRVYMLCLVKNERMYKIAEKYGGVVDKFRDETVEAQFDLSRPTAATMTREAVSEGLALGRTVMGRVPVIGALANGTHAA
- a CDS encoding P-II family nitrogen regulator; this encodes MAVSTTLCKRLELIIARPHLQIFAKLFETAGVTGWTAMKTAGGTGTSGIWREDQLTGADEHVVVLAIMDAAAAEAVLEEISTLFARYPGVVSVTDAQVLRPERFSGQPKKADQ
- a CDS encoding sodium-dependent bicarbonate transport family permease, which produces MADTLSIAFTNLASPMVLFFALGFLAALARSELSVPEAVGKGLALYLMLAIGFKGGVSVAEAGLSTQLLVTSLAGIALGFAIPVLAHTLLRLTTDLDHATRAAVAAHYGSISVVTFVAATEVVKAMGLVFDGYMVAVMALMETPAIIAGLLLARVSTPAGEGDAAARHETAHETPWGTLAREVFLNGSVVLLLGAFFIGIITGPKGMVAIGPFVDAPFKGILCLFLLDMGLLAARRLRESAGLTLPLAAFGIYMPLIAASLGVVTGTLIGLDVGSVALLTVLSASASYIAVPAAMRMALPEANAAIYLTLSMAITFPFNLVIGIPLYAAVAQMLAG